A window from Pseudomonas sp. MRSN 12121 encodes these proteins:
- the leuB gene encoding 3-isopropylmalate dehydrogenase, with protein sequence MSKQILILPGDGIGPEIMAEAVKVLELANAKYSLGFELNHDVIGGAAIDKHGVPLADETLDRARAADAVLLGAVGGPKWDKIERDIRPERGLLKIRAQLGLFGNLRPAILYPQLADASSLKPEIVSGLDILIVRELTGGIYFGAPRGTRTLENGERQSYDTLPYSESEIRRIARVGFDMARVRGKKLCSVDKANVLASSQLWREVVEQVAKDYPDVELSHMYVDNAAMQLVRAPKQFDVIVTDNMFGDILSDEASMLTGSIGMLPSASLDANNKGMYEPCHGSAPDIAGQGIANPLATILSVSMMLRYSFNLNDAADAIEQAVSRVLDQGLRTGDIWSAGCTRVGTQEMGDAVVAALRNL encoded by the coding sequence ATGAGCAAGCAGATTCTGATTCTCCCGGGTGACGGTATCGGTCCGGAAATCATGGCCGAGGCGGTCAAGGTGCTGGAACTGGCCAACGCCAAGTACAGCCTGGGCTTCGAGTTGAATCACGATGTGATCGGTGGCGCCGCCATCGACAAGCACGGCGTGCCGCTGGCCGATGAAACCCTGGACCGCGCGCGCGCGGCCGATGCCGTGCTGCTGGGCGCGGTGGGCGGCCCGAAATGGGACAAGATCGAGCGCGATATCCGCCCTGAGCGCGGCCTGTTGAAGATTCGTGCGCAACTGGGCCTGTTCGGCAACCTGCGTCCGGCGATTCTCTACCCGCAACTGGCCGACGCTTCCAGCCTCAAGCCGGAGATCGTGTCTGGCCTGGATATCCTCATCGTTCGCGAGCTGACCGGCGGCATCTACTTCGGCGCCCCGCGCGGCACCCGCACGCTGGAAAACGGCGAGCGCCAGTCCTATGACACCCTGCCGTACAGCGAGAGCGAAATCCGCCGTATCGCCCGCGTCGGTTTCGACATGGCCCGCGTGCGCGGCAAGAAGCTGTGCTCGGTGGACAAGGCCAACGTCCTGGCGTCCAGCCAGCTGTGGCGCGAAGTGGTCGAGCAAGTGGCCAAGGATTACCCGGATGTCGAGCTGAGCCACATGTACGTCGACAACGCCGCCATGCAACTGGTGCGGGCGCCCAAGCAGTTCGACGTGATCGTCACCGACAACATGTTCGGCGACATCCTTTCCGACGAAGCGTCGATGCTTACCGGTTCCATCGGCATGCTGCCGTCGGCCTCGCTGGATGCCAACAACAAGGGCATGTACGAGCCCTGCCACGGTTCGGCCCCGGACATTGCCGGGCAGGGCATCGCCAACCCGCTGGCGACCATCCTGTCGGTGTCGATGATGCTGCGTTACAGCTTCAACCTGAACGACGCGGCGGATGCCATCGAGCAGGCCGTAAGCCGCGTGCTGGACCAGGGCCTGCGCACGGGCGACATCTGGTCGGCCGGTTGCACCCGGGTGGGGACGCAGGAAATGGGCGATGCAGTAGTCGCCGCGCTGCGGAATCTGTAA
- a CDS encoding M24 family metallopeptidase, giving the protein MTAIDKEAVGAAYSLQGMLHAKHKTWEAITAIAGRIRPGMLESQARALGLEVLAELGMDRIWHPALIRFGENTLKTFKQRSEGDPALGENDIFFIDLGVVWDRHEGDCGATFVTGDDPEMHACAAAAKTLFEQVRDYWGEHKVAGPALYRYAQEQASAMGWVLNLEIKGHRVSDFPHAIYRAGDLGNFEQCPNVGLWILEIQIAHPTRPFGAFYEDLLA; this is encoded by the coding sequence ATGACCGCCATCGATAAAGAAGCCGTAGGTGCCGCCTACAGCCTGCAGGGCATGCTCCATGCCAAGCACAAGACCTGGGAAGCCATCACCGCGATCGCCGGTCGCATCCGACCAGGCATGCTCGAATCCCAGGCTCGCGCACTGGGGCTGGAAGTTCTTGCCGAGCTGGGCATGGACAGAATCTGGCACCCGGCGCTGATCCGCTTTGGCGAAAACACCCTGAAGACCTTCAAGCAGCGCTCCGAAGGCGATCCGGCGCTAGGCGAAAACGACATCTTCTTTATCGACCTGGGAGTCGTCTGGGACCGCCATGAAGGCGATTGCGGCGCAACCTTCGTCACCGGCGACGACCCCGAGATGCATGCTTGCGCTGCAGCAGCCAAGACGCTGTTTGAACAGGTTCGTGATTATTGGGGCGAACACAAAGTGGCCGGCCCCGCGCTGTATCGCTATGCCCAGGAGCAAGCCAGCGCCATGGGCTGGGTGCTGAACCTGGAGATCAAGGGACACAGGGTCAGCGACTTCCCCCACGCCATCTACCGAGCCGGCGACCTGGGCAACTTCGAGCAATGCCCCAACGTCGGACTATGGATCCTGGAAATCCAGATCGCCCACCCTACCCGGCCGTTCGGGGCATTTTACGAAGACCTGCTGGCCTGA
- the asd gene encoding aspartate-semialdehyde dehydrogenase translates to MKRVGLIGWRGMVGSVLMQRMLEEQDFDLIEPVFFTTSNVGGQGPSVGKDIAPLKDAYSIEELKTLDVILTCQGGDYTSEVFPKLREAGWQGYWIDAASSLRMQDDAVIILDPVNRKVIDQQLDSGTKNYIGGNCTVSLMLMGLGGLFEAGLVEWMSAMTYQAASGAGAQNMRELIKQMGATHAAVADDLANPASAILDIDRKVAEAMRSDAYPTENFGVPLAGSLIPWIDKELPNGQSREEWKAQAETNKILGRFKSPIPVDGICVRIGAMRCHSQALTIKLNKDVPIADIEGLISQHNPWVKLVPNQRDISMQELSPTKVTGTLNIPVGRLRKLNMGSQFLGAFTVGDQLLWGAAEPLRRMLRILLER, encoded by the coding sequence ATGAAACGTGTAGGTCTGATCGGTTGGCGCGGTATGGTCGGTTCCGTGCTCATGCAGCGGATGCTTGAAGAGCAGGACTTCGATCTTATCGAGCCGGTGTTTTTCACCACGTCCAATGTCGGTGGCCAAGGCCCGTCCGTGGGCAAGGACATTGCTCCGCTCAAGGACGCTTACAGCATTGAAGAGCTGAAGACCCTCGATGTGATTCTGACCTGCCAGGGCGGCGACTACACCAGCGAAGTCTTCCCCAAGCTGCGCGAAGCCGGCTGGCAGGGCTACTGGATCGATGCCGCGTCCAGTCTGCGCATGCAGGACGACGCGGTGATCATCCTCGATCCGGTGAACCGCAAGGTCATCGACCAGCAACTGGACTCCGGCACCAAGAACTACATCGGCGGCAATTGCACCGTCAGCCTGATGCTGATGGGCCTGGGTGGCCTGTTCGAGGCGGGCCTGGTGGAATGGATGAGCGCCATGACCTATCAGGCGGCCTCCGGCGCCGGCGCGCAGAACATGCGTGAACTGATCAAGCAGATGGGCGCGACCCACGCCGCCGTGGCGGATGACCTGGCCAACCCGGCCAGCGCCATTCTCGACATCGACCGCAAGGTCGCCGAAGCCATGCGCAGCGATGCCTATCCGACCGAGAACTTCGGCGTGCCGCTGGCCGGCAGCCTGATCCCGTGGATCGACAAGGAACTGCCGAACGGCCAGAGCCGCGAAGAGTGGAAGGCCCAGGCCGAAACCAACAAGATCCTCGGCCGGTTCAAGAGCCCGATCCCGGTCGATGGCATCTGCGTGCGCATCGGCGCCATGCGCTGCCACAGCCAGGCGTTGACCATCAAGCTGAACAAGGACGTGCCGATCGCCGATATCGAAGGGCTGATCAGCCAGCACAATCCCTGGGTCAAGCTGGTGCCGAACCAGCGCGACATCAGCATGCAGGAGCTGAGCCCGACCAAGGTCACCGGCACCCTGAACATCCCGGTGGGGCGTCTGCGCAAGCTCAACATGGGCTCGCAGTTCCTCGGCGCGTTCACCGTGGGCGACCAGCTGTTGTGGGGCGCTGCCGAGCCGCTGCGCCGCATGCTGCGGATCCTGCTCGAGCGTTGA
- a CDS encoding FimV/HubP family polar landmark protein, with amino-acid sequence MVQVRKLVLAIAAASALSSGMAQALGLGELTLKSTLNQPLVAEIELLDVKDLTAAEVVPSLASPEDFAKAGVDRQAFLNDLSFTPVLNASGKSVLRVTSSQPLSEPMVKFLVQVMWPNGRLLRDYSVLLDPSKFSPQTAEAAAQSTAARAPAVSAPVTGANQPTQYTTSPRDTLWEIAAKARNGGSVQQTMLAIQALNPDAFIDGNINRLKTGQVLRLPDAVQSTSLPQPQAIAEVAAQNAAWRQGRRLAPRGAQQQLDGTRRAGADKAPAQGAAKDNLSLVSAESGKARGKGAAGDSQALSNKLAVTQESLDSTRRDNAELKSRMADLQSQLDKLQRLIELKNDQLAKLQAEGASAPAQPSAAMPAQLAEQPAAPAAPVTDPAATAAPAEEPSTQAPAPASDEDKYNELLTNPILLGLAGGGAVLVLLLLLLLARRRKAQQEAEKHLRMARALSEEAELSKDLDLPESSFEGLEVPAPSVKLAPAPAPAPAPAPAPAPAPAPAPAPVVAPVAVAPVVAANEHPVDVLDQAQSHIDAGRLNQAAAILEEAVKLEPQRSELRLKLMEVYGHQGDRSAFVAQERQLVANGKNHAEVEQLKSRFPAMVAVAAAAGLGAAAAAAELDAQYVKELLLDEPQEPAAAPVVDDLDTDFDLSLDDLEAASPASLAPAASEPELELDEFPLDDDLSFESVLQQQTEAKESLDDLSDFDLDLGEDLPAAAQADEDFLLGLDDDLKDLPAAEVPTVTEAPLDDLELPADFDLSLADEMDAQPDAKDAFASELDDVNAELDRFSQSLEQPALDEPTFTADDAAGSAGEEDFDFLSGADEVATKLDLAQAYIDMGDNDGARDILGEVISEGNDGQKSEAKEMLARLV; translated from the coding sequence ATGGTTCAAGTTCGCAAACTGGTGTTAGCAATAGCGGCCGCGTCGGCGCTGTCCTCCGGTATGGCGCAGGCGCTTGGGCTCGGGGAGCTGACCCTGAAGTCGACGCTGAACCAGCCGCTGGTTGCAGAAATCGAGTTGCTGGACGTCAAGGATCTCACTGCCGCCGAAGTGGTGCCGAGCCTGGCCTCGCCCGAAGATTTCGCCAAGGCCGGGGTCGACCGCCAGGCGTTTCTCAATGACCTGAGCTTCACGCCGGTACTCAATGCCAGTGGCAAGAGTGTCCTGCGGGTTACCTCGAGCCAGCCGCTCTCCGAACCGATGGTCAAGTTCCTGGTGCAGGTGATGTGGCCCAATGGCCGCCTGCTGCGCGATTACAGTGTATTGCTCGACCCCTCCAAGTTTTCCCCGCAGACCGCCGAAGCTGCCGCGCAATCCACGGCAGCCCGGGCCCCGGCGGTTTCGGCACCGGTTACCGGCGCCAACCAGCCTACCCAATACACCACCTCGCCCCGCGACACGCTGTGGGAAATCGCCGCCAAGGCGCGCAATGGCGGCTCGGTGCAGCAAACCATGCTGGCCATCCAGGCGCTGAACCCGGACGCCTTCATCGATGGCAATATCAACCGCCTGAAAACCGGCCAAGTGTTGCGCCTGCCCGACGCGGTGCAGAGCACCAGCCTGCCTCAGCCGCAAGCGATTGCCGAGGTGGCGGCACAGAATGCGGCCTGGCGCCAGGGGCGTCGCCTGGCGCCGCGCGGTGCCCAGCAGCAACTGGACGGCACCCGGCGCGCGGGTGCGGACAAGGCGCCTGCGCAGGGCGCGGCCAAGGACAATCTGAGCCTGGTGTCTGCCGAGTCCGGCAAGGCGCGGGGCAAGGGGGCCGCCGGCGACAGCCAGGCCCTGAGCAACAAGCTGGCGGTGACCCAGGAAAGCCTCGACTCGACCCGGCGCGATAACGCCGAGCTGAAAAGCCGGATGGCTGACCTGCAGAGCCAGCTCGACAAGTTGCAGCGCCTGATCGAGTTGAAGAACGATCAATTGGCCAAGTTGCAGGCCGAAGGCGCGTCGGCGCCGGCGCAGCCATCGGCCGCGATGCCGGCGCAACTGGCCGAGCAGCCTGCTGCTCCAGCCGCGCCGGTGACTGATCCGGCGGCCACCGCGGCTCCAGCCGAAGAGCCGTCTACCCAGGCGCCCGCGCCGGCGTCCGATGAAGACAAGTACAACGAGCTGCTGACCAACCCGATCCTCCTGGGTCTGGCGGGCGGCGGTGCGGTGCTGGTGCTCTTGTTGCTGCTGTTGCTGGCGCGTCGTCGCAAGGCTCAGCAGGAAGCGGAAAAGCACCTGCGCATGGCGCGTGCCCTGTCTGAAGAGGCTGAGCTGTCCAAGGACCTGGATCTGCCGGAAAGCAGCTTCGAGGGCCTTGAAGTTCCTGCTCCGAGCGTCAAGCTCGCTCCAGCTCCAGCTCCAGCTCCAGCTCCAGCTCCAGCTCCAGCTCCAGCTCCAGCTCCAGCTCCAGCTCCAGTCGTGGCGCCCGTGGCCGTTGCGCCTGTGGTCGCCGCGAACGAGCATCCGGTCGATGTCCTGGACCAGGCTCAGTCCCATATCGATGCAGGGCGTCTGAACCAGGCTGCGGCCATCCTGGAGGAGGCCGTCAAGCTGGAGCCTCAGCGTAGCGAACTGCGTCTGAAGCTGATGGAGGTCTATGGTCATCAGGGTGATCGCAGCGCCTTTGTGGCCCAAGAGCGTCAGTTGGTGGCCAATGGCAAGAACCACGCTGAAGTCGAACAACTGAAAAGCCGCTTCCCGGCGATGGTGGCGGTCGCTGCCGCCGCCGGGCTTGGGGCGGCCGCCGCCGCGGCAGAGCTGGATGCTCAATACGTCAAGGAACTGTTGCTCGATGAGCCGCAGGAGCCTGCTGCGGCGCCAGTCGTCGATGACCTGGACACCGATTTCGATCTGAGCCTGGATGATCTGGAGGCGGCTTCGCCGGCGTCCTTGGCTCCAGCCGCGTCGGAACCCGAACTCGAGCTGGACGAATTCCCGCTGGATGATGACCTGAGTTTCGAGTCGGTACTGCAGCAGCAAACCGAAGCCAAGGAAAGTCTGGACGATCTGTCGGATTTCGATCTGGATCTGGGGGAGGATCTTCCTGCTGCGGCGCAAGCAGACGAAGATTTCCTGCTCGGCCTGGACGACGATCTGAAGGATCTGCCGGCGGCCGAGGTGCCAACGGTTACCGAAGCGCCACTCGACGATCTTGAACTGCCAGCGGACTTCGATCTGTCCCTGGCTGACGAGATGGATGCGCAGCCCGATGCCAAGGACGCATTCGCGTCCGAGCTCGATGATGTCAACGCCGAGCTGGACCGCTTTTCCCAGAGCCTCGAACAGCCAGCGCTGGACGAACCGACCTTTACCGCGGATGACGCGGCGGGCAGTGCCGGCGAAGAGGATTTCGATTTCCTTTCTGGCGCCGACGAGGTGGCGACCAAGCTCGATCTGGCCCAGGCCTATATCGACATGGGCGATAACGATGGTGCGCGGGATATTCTCGGGGAAGTCATCAGCGAAGGTAACGACGGTCAGAAAAGCGAAGCCAAGGAAATGCTCGCGCGTCTGGTCTGA
- a CDS encoding aspartate-semialdehyde dehydrogenase, whose amino-acid sequence MNQSFDIAVIGATGTVGETLVQILEERDFPVASLHLLASSESAGHSVLFRGKNLRVREVDEFDFAKVRLAFFAAGPAVTLSFAPRATAAGCAVIDLSGALPSAQAPNLVPEANGALLSGLSKPVQLSSPSAAATSLAVVLAPLQALFDIQRVSLVASLAVSTQGREAVTELARQTAELLNARPLEPRFFDRQMAFNLLAQVGTPDAQGHTLLEKRLVRELREVLAQPLLKISVSCIQAPVFFGDSYSVTLQSGGAIDLEAVNAALEAAPGVELVEAGDYPTAVGDAVGQDVVYVGRVRAGIDDPAELNLWLTSDNVRKGAALNAVQLAELLIKDLL is encoded by the coding sequence ATGAACCAGTCCTTTGATATCGCCGTGATCGGTGCCACCGGAACGGTTGGCGAAACCCTCGTCCAGATTCTCGAAGAGCGCGACTTTCCGGTCGCCAGCCTGCACCTGCTGGCCAGCAGCGAGTCGGCGGGGCATTCGGTGCTGTTCCGCGGGAAGAACCTGCGGGTGCGCGAGGTCGACGAATTCGATTTCGCCAAGGTACGGCTGGCCTTTTTCGCCGCGGGCCCGGCGGTGACCCTGAGTTTTGCGCCCCGGGCCACGGCGGCCGGCTGTGCGGTGATCGACCTGTCGGGCGCGCTGCCTTCGGCGCAGGCGCCGAACCTGGTGCCAGAGGCCAATGGCGCGCTGTTGAGCGGCCTGAGCAAGCCTGTGCAACTGAGCAGCCCAAGCGCTGCGGCCACCTCGCTGGCCGTGGTCCTGGCCCCCTTGCAGGCCCTGTTCGATATTCAGCGGGTCAGCCTGGTCGCCAGCCTGGCAGTGTCGACCCAGGGGCGCGAGGCCGTGACCGAACTGGCGCGGCAGACCGCCGAACTGCTCAACGCCCGGCCGCTGGAGCCACGTTTCTTCGATCGGCAGATGGCGTTCAATCTGCTGGCGCAGGTCGGAACGCCGGACGCCCAGGGTCATACCTTGTTGGAAAAACGCCTGGTCCGCGAGTTGCGCGAAGTGCTGGCACAGCCTTTATTAAAGATTTCTGTCAGTTGCATTCAAGCCCCGGTGTTTTTTGGCGATAGCTATAGCGTGACTCTGCAGTCAGGCGGCGCCATCGATCTGGAGGCGGTGAATGCCGCGCTGGAAGCGGCACCAGGCGTGGAACTGGTGGAGGCGGGCGACTATCCGACCGCGGTCGGCGATGCGGTCGGGCAGGATGTGGTCTACGTTGGTCGAGTGCGTGCGGGGATCGACGACCCGGCGGAACTTAATCTGTGGCTGACGTCAGATAACGTACGCAAAGGGGCCGCGCTCAATGCCGTGCAACTGGCTGAGTTGTTGATAAAAGACCTTCTGTAA
- the leuD gene encoding 3-isopropylmalate dehydratase small subunit, whose product MKAFTQHTGLVAPLDRANVDTDQIIPKQFLKSIKRTGFGPNLFDEWRYLDVGQPYQDNSKRPLNKDFVLNAERYQGASVLLARENFGCGSSREHAPWALEEYGFRSIIAPSYADIFFNNSFKNGLLPIILSDAEVDELFQQVETTPGYQLQIDLQAQTVTRPDGKVLKFEIDAFRKHCLLNGLDDIGLTLQDSDAIAAFETKHRASQPWLFRDA is encoded by the coding sequence ATGAAAGCTTTCACCCAGCACACCGGTCTTGTCGCGCCTTTGGATCGTGCCAACGTCGACACCGACCAGATCATCCCCAAGCAATTCCTCAAGTCGATCAAGCGCACCGGCTTCGGCCCGAACCTGTTCGACGAATGGCGTTACCTGGATGTCGGCCAGCCGTACCAGGACAACTCCAAGCGCCCGCTGAACAAGGACTTCGTGCTCAATGCCGAGCGCTACCAGGGCGCCAGCGTGTTGCTGGCCCGGGAAAACTTCGGTTGCGGCTCCAGCCGCGAGCACGCACCCTGGGCGCTGGAGGAGTATGGTTTTCGCAGCATCATCGCCCCGAGCTACGCCGACATCTTCTTCAACAACAGCTTCAAGAACGGCTTGCTGCCGATCATCCTGAGCGACGCGGAAGTCGACGAACTGTTCCAGCAGGTCGAGACAACTCCCGGCTACCAGCTGCAGATCGATCTGCAGGCCCAGACCGTGACCCGTCCCGATGGCAAGGTGCTGAAGTTCGAGATCGACGCGTTCCGCAAGCATTGCCTGCTCAACGGCCTGGACGATATCGGCCTGACCTTGCAGGACAGCGACGCGATCGCGGCCTTCGAGACCAAGCATCGGGCCAGCCAGCCCTGGTTGTTCCGCGACGCTTGA